One genomic segment of Arachis duranensis cultivar V14167 chromosome 4, aradu.V14167.gnm2.J7QH, whole genome shotgun sequence includes these proteins:
- the LOC107485800 gene encoding AT-rich interactive domain-containing protein 1 isoform X3, with amino-acid sequence MHLSEEEAGDSIESVCDLLDGRKLCRTNRVRCLNPELSGSKKIVDLNSLDRKTNVASVGNLCSRNYAMDRLNNLNGSKTSVADISDAVNSMTGVSDGGKRCDSGDEDSVNKGSSGRKRKRESMSEMLHWILDRAENPCDPAMGSMPEKSKWKSYGSEEIWKQALLLREAVYLKSDHPSWQGQRMHPCMYDDQVGANYNLRERLKTDKKSTSGDGSSHAGGTEGGSERSPTPHSSAEKWSLDVPATMPIPIGPAHQAEVPEWTGMAVESDSKWFGNQIWPAAKVNTNLIERDPIGAGRKDSCGCQFQGSVECIQFHVAQKRAKLKLELGDAFYMWNLHKTGEDVRRLWTEDEEKKFKDVVKANPLSHETCFWEQIFKSFPTKSREDLVSYYFNVFLLQRRGYQNRNTPNDINSDDDEAEYGPLKNSFGHNTDNPRTTLLSPKKPKTKGR; translated from the exons ATGCATTTAAG CGAAGAAGAGGCGGGAGATAGTATCGAGAGTGTGTGTGACTTACTAGATGGGAGAAAGTTGTGTAGAACTAATAGAGTTAGGTGCTTGAATCCAGAGCTCAGTGGTTCCAAGAAAATTGTTGATTTGAACTCACTGGACCGGAAGACAAATGTGGCTAGTGTTGGAAACTTATGCAGCCGTAATTATGCAATGGATAGACTCAACAATTTGAATGGAAGTAAAACATCAGTAGCGGATATATCTGATGCAGTAAACAGCATGACTGGAGTTTCGGATGGTGGCAAGAGGTGTGATAGTGGCGATGAAGATAGTGTTAATAAGGGGAGCTCTGGTcgaaagaggaagagagagtCTATGTCAGAAATGCTGCACTGGATTCTTGATAGGGCTGAGAATCCTTGTGATCCTGCTATGGGTTCAATGCCCGAAAAGTCAAAGTGGAAGTCATATGGTAGTGAAGAGATCTGGAAGCAGGCTTTGTTGCTCAGGGAAGCTGTATATCTGAAAAGTGATCACCCTAGTTGGCAG GGTCAGAGGATGCATCCTTGCATGTATGATGATCAGGTTGGGGCAAACTACAATCTTAGGGAGAGATTAAAAACTGACAAGAAATCAACATCTGGTGATGGCTCTTCACATGCTGGAGGAACAGAGGGAGGTTCCGAGAGAAGTCCAACTCCTCATTCTAGTGCTGAGAAATGGTCACTTGATGTACCTGCCACCATGCCCATTCCTATTGGCCCGGCCCATCAAGCTGAAGTTCCTGAATGGACTGGCATGGCTGTTGAGAGTGATTCAAAATGGTTTGGAAACCAAATATGGCCAGCAGCAAAGGTGAATACCAATCTTATAGAAAGGGATCCCATCGGAGCTGGAAGAAAAGATTCATGTGGCTGCCAATTTCAAGGTTCTGTTGAGTGTATCCAATTCCATGTTGCTCAGAAAAGGGCTAAACTTAAGCTAGAATTGGGTGATGCATTTTACATGTGGAATTTACACAAGACAGGGGAAGATGTTAGGCGATTGTGGACCGAAGACGAAGAGAAGAAGTTTAAGGATGTGGTGAAAGCAAACCCTCTTTCACATGAGACATGTTTTTGGGAACAAATTTTCAAATCGTTTCCTACAAAGAGCAGGGAAGATTTAGTGAGTTACTACTTCAATGTCTTCCTCTTGCAGCGAAGGGGATACCAGAATAGGAATACTCCAAATGACATCAACAGCGACGATGATGAAGCAGAATATGGACCATTGAAGAATTCTTTCGGACATAACACAGATAACCCTCGCACTACCTTATTATCGCCTAAGAAGCCTAAGACAAAGGGAAGATAG
- the LOC107485800 gene encoding AT-rich interactive domain-containing protein 1 isoform X2: MAEEYFSYEEEAGDSIESVCDLLDGRKLCRTNRVRCLNPELSGSKKIVDLNSLDRKTNVASVGNLCSRNYAMDRLNNLNGSKTSVADISDAVNSMTGVSDGGKRCDSGDEDSVNKGSSGRKRKRESMSEMLHWILDRAENPCDPAMGSMPEKSKWKSYGSEEIWKQALLLREAVYLKSDHPSWQGQRMHPCMYDDQVGANYNLRERLKTDKKSTSGDGSSHAGGTEGGSERSPTPHSSAEKWSLDVPATMPIPIGPAHQAEVPEWTGMAVESDSKWFGNQIWPAAKVNTNLIERDPIGAGRKDSCGCQFQGSVECIQFHVAQKRAKLKLELGDAFYMWNLHKTGEDVRRLWTEDEEKKFKDVVKANPLSHETCFWEQIFKSFPTKSREDLVSYYFNVFLLQRRGYQNRNTPNDINSDDDEAEYGPLKNSFGHNTDNPRTTLLSPKKPKTKGR; encoded by the exons ATGGCTGAAGAATATTTCTCATA CGAAGAAGAGGCGGGAGATAGTATCGAGAGTGTGTGTGACTTACTAGATGGGAGAAAGTTGTGTAGAACTAATAGAGTTAGGTGCTTGAATCCAGAGCTCAGTGGTTCCAAGAAAATTGTTGATTTGAACTCACTGGACCGGAAGACAAATGTGGCTAGTGTTGGAAACTTATGCAGCCGTAATTATGCAATGGATAGACTCAACAATTTGAATGGAAGTAAAACATCAGTAGCGGATATATCTGATGCAGTAAACAGCATGACTGGAGTTTCGGATGGTGGCAAGAGGTGTGATAGTGGCGATGAAGATAGTGTTAATAAGGGGAGCTCTGGTcgaaagaggaagagagagtCTATGTCAGAAATGCTGCACTGGATTCTTGATAGGGCTGAGAATCCTTGTGATCCTGCTATGGGTTCAATGCCCGAAAAGTCAAAGTGGAAGTCATATGGTAGTGAAGAGATCTGGAAGCAGGCTTTGTTGCTCAGGGAAGCTGTATATCTGAAAAGTGATCACCCTAGTTGGCAG GGTCAGAGGATGCATCCTTGCATGTATGATGATCAGGTTGGGGCAAACTACAATCTTAGGGAGAGATTAAAAACTGACAAGAAATCAACATCTGGTGATGGCTCTTCACATGCTGGAGGAACAGAGGGAGGTTCCGAGAGAAGTCCAACTCCTCATTCTAGTGCTGAGAAATGGTCACTTGATGTACCTGCCACCATGCCCATTCCTATTGGCCCGGCCCATCAAGCTGAAGTTCCTGAATGGACTGGCATGGCTGTTGAGAGTGATTCAAAATGGTTTGGAAACCAAATATGGCCAGCAGCAAAGGTGAATACCAATCTTATAGAAAGGGATCCCATCGGAGCTGGAAGAAAAGATTCATGTGGCTGCCAATTTCAAGGTTCTGTTGAGTGTATCCAATTCCATGTTGCTCAGAAAAGGGCTAAACTTAAGCTAGAATTGGGTGATGCATTTTACATGTGGAATTTACACAAGACAGGGGAAGATGTTAGGCGATTGTGGACCGAAGACGAAGAGAAGAAGTTTAAGGATGTGGTGAAAGCAAACCCTCTTTCACATGAGACATGTTTTTGGGAACAAATTTTCAAATCGTTTCCTACAAAGAGCAGGGAAGATTTAGTGAGTTACTACTTCAATGTCTTCCTCTTGCAGCGAAGGGGATACCAGAATAGGAATACTCCAAATGACATCAACAGCGACGATGATGAAGCAGAATATGGACCATTGAAGAATTCTTTCGGACATAACACAGATAACCCTCGCACTACCTTATTATCGCCTAAGAAGCCTAAGACAAAGGGAAGATAG
- the LOC107485800 gene encoding AT-rich interactive domain-containing protein 1 isoform X1, which produces MELQADILLDVCSEEEAGDSIESVCDLLDGRKLCRTNRVRCLNPELSGSKKIVDLNSLDRKTNVASVGNLCSRNYAMDRLNNLNGSKTSVADISDAVNSMTGVSDGGKRCDSGDEDSVNKGSSGRKRKRESMSEMLHWILDRAENPCDPAMGSMPEKSKWKSYGSEEIWKQALLLREAVYLKSDHPSWQGQRMHPCMYDDQVGANYNLRERLKTDKKSTSGDGSSHAGGTEGGSERSPTPHSSAEKWSLDVPATMPIPIGPAHQAEVPEWTGMAVESDSKWFGNQIWPAAKVNTNLIERDPIGAGRKDSCGCQFQGSVECIQFHVAQKRAKLKLELGDAFYMWNLHKTGEDVRRLWTEDEEKKFKDVVKANPLSHETCFWEQIFKSFPTKSREDLVSYYFNVFLLQRRGYQNRNTPNDINSDDDEAEYGPLKNSFGHNTDNPRTTLLSPKKPKTKGR; this is translated from the exons ATGGAGTTGCAGGCTGATATATTGTTGGATGTTTGCAGCGAAGAAGAGGCGGGAGATAGTATCGAGAGTGTGTGTGACTTACTAGATGGGAGAAAGTTGTGTAGAACTAATAGAGTTAGGTGCTTGAATCCAGAGCTCAGTGGTTCCAAGAAAATTGTTGATTTGAACTCACTGGACCGGAAGACAAATGTGGCTAGTGTTGGAAACTTATGCAGCCGTAATTATGCAATGGATAGACTCAACAATTTGAATGGAAGTAAAACATCAGTAGCGGATATATCTGATGCAGTAAACAGCATGACTGGAGTTTCGGATGGTGGCAAGAGGTGTGATAGTGGCGATGAAGATAGTGTTAATAAGGGGAGCTCTGGTcgaaagaggaagagagagtCTATGTCAGAAATGCTGCACTGGATTCTTGATAGGGCTGAGAATCCTTGTGATCCTGCTATGGGTTCAATGCCCGAAAAGTCAAAGTGGAAGTCATATGGTAGTGAAGAGATCTGGAAGCAGGCTTTGTTGCTCAGGGAAGCTGTATATCTGAAAAGTGATCACCCTAGTTGGCAG GGTCAGAGGATGCATCCTTGCATGTATGATGATCAGGTTGGGGCAAACTACAATCTTAGGGAGAGATTAAAAACTGACAAGAAATCAACATCTGGTGATGGCTCTTCACATGCTGGAGGAACAGAGGGAGGTTCCGAGAGAAGTCCAACTCCTCATTCTAGTGCTGAGAAATGGTCACTTGATGTACCTGCCACCATGCCCATTCCTATTGGCCCGGCCCATCAAGCTGAAGTTCCTGAATGGACTGGCATGGCTGTTGAGAGTGATTCAAAATGGTTTGGAAACCAAATATGGCCAGCAGCAAAGGTGAATACCAATCTTATAGAAAGGGATCCCATCGGAGCTGGAAGAAAAGATTCATGTGGCTGCCAATTTCAAGGTTCTGTTGAGTGTATCCAATTCCATGTTGCTCAGAAAAGGGCTAAACTTAAGCTAGAATTGGGTGATGCATTTTACATGTGGAATTTACACAAGACAGGGGAAGATGTTAGGCGATTGTGGACCGAAGACGAAGAGAAGAAGTTTAAGGATGTGGTGAAAGCAAACCCTCTTTCACATGAGACATGTTTTTGGGAACAAATTTTCAAATCGTTTCCTACAAAGAGCAGGGAAGATTTAGTGAGTTACTACTTCAATGTCTTCCTCTTGCAGCGAAGGGGATACCAGAATAGGAATACTCCAAATGACATCAACAGCGACGATGATGAAGCAGAATATGGACCATTGAAGAATTCTTTCGGACATAACACAGATAACCCTCGCACTACCTTATTATCGCCTAAGAAGCCTAAGACAAAGGGAAGATAG